In Pirellulales bacterium, a single genomic region encodes these proteins:
- a CDS encoding NAD-dependent epimerase/dehydratase family protein, with protein sequence MRAFITGITGFAGGFLAEHLLACGDEVLGSSRRGEWPRWAGDDLRRINVLSWDVGEGAASELIQKALRDFAPDCIYHLAALSVPSDCGTTEPTERATEVNVRGTERVVDLAASLPHKPRLLFISTSHVYGRATKEHHRYDETTPTNPQRAYGKTKLLAEEAVRRRAAEHDLDAVIVRAFQHTGPRQEPRLMLPEWVEQIAGPSTDTVRVKHLDTWIDLTDVRDVVRAYRLLAQRGESGGVYNVGSGVPRRTGDIVDRLIKISGVSPAVVELQPGPEKFDPIADIHRLQAATGWRPEVSLDQTLGDTLADRRKTC encoded by the coding sequence ATGCGCGCTTTCATCACCGGCATCACAGGCTTTGCGGGCGGCTTCTTGGCTGAGCATTTGTTAGCCTGCGGCGACGAAGTGCTCGGCTCCTCGCGGCGCGGGGAGTGGCCGCGTTGGGCCGGCGACGACCTCCGCCGCATCAACGTGCTGAGTTGGGACGTCGGCGAAGGCGCAGCCAGCGAGCTGATTCAGAAGGCACTCCGCGACTTCGCGCCCGATTGCATCTACCACTTGGCCGCGCTCAGCGTGCCGAGTGATTGCGGTACGACCGAACCGACCGAGCGGGCCACCGAGGTCAACGTTCGCGGCACCGAGCGCGTCGTCGATCTGGCTGCATCACTCCCGCATAAACCGCGACTCCTGTTCATAAGCACGAGCCACGTCTACGGGCGAGCGACGAAAGAACATCATCGCTACGACGAGACGACTCCAACCAACCCTCAACGCGCCTACGGCAAAACGAAGCTTCTGGCCGAAGAGGCAGTGCGTCGTCGAGCGGCCGAGCATGATCTGGACGCAGTCATCGTTCGCGCGTTCCAACATACCGGGCCACGGCAAGAGCCACGGCTGATGCTGCCCGAATGGGTTGAACAAATCGCCGGGCCATCGACCGACACGGTCCGCGTCAAGCACCTCGACACGTGGATCGACCTGACCGATGTCCGCGACGTGGTGCGGGCATATCGCCTGCTGGCGCAGCGCGGCGAATCGGGTGGCGTCTACAACGTCGGCTCGGGCGTGCCGCGCAGGACGGGCGATATCGTCGACAGGCTCATCAAGATTTCCGGCGTCTCGCCCGCGGTCGTGGAGCTTCAGCCCGGACCGGAAAAATTCGATCCCATCGCCGACATCCACCGCTTGCAAGCCGCCACCGGCTGGCGGCCGGAGGTCAGCCTCGATCAAACCCTCGGCGATACGCTGGCAGACCGCCGAAAAACCTGCTGA
- the gyrA gene encoding DNA gyrase subunit A has protein sequence MSTDSEDPDSPELTPAEEGGNGQPQGKLVDLAIEDELKDSYLTYAMSVIVSRALPDVRDGLKPSQRRILVAMNDLNLTPGAGRVKCAKISGDTSGNYHPHGESVIYPTLVRMAQEWNMRYTLIDKQGNFGSIAGLPPAAMRYTEARMSPFAAMLMDDIRLDTVDFVPTYDERRLEPTVLPSKFPNLLINGANGIAVGMATSIPPHNLGEICDAAVRVIDQPDVSIDELMEIVPGPDFPTGGVVCGRSGIRKSYFTGRGNIVVRARCHIEELAKGRQRIIVSEIPYQQARDRIEERIAELVNDDKIKGISGIRNESDLKEPVRLVLEIKRDADAEIVLNQLYQFSPLQDTFSIILLALVDGKPRTLSFKQLLEEFVRHRLSVIRRRTQFLLNRARDRKHTVEGLLLAHANIDEVIRVIRTSATQAEAKTRLMAIECPAPLMRRALGERGYADFQQERGARENYQLTAVQADAILRMTLGQLVNLEQEKLGKEYEQLLDEIAEYQRILSDDKNILAMIREDLLEVKRKHADTRRTEISGEEIGTIDLGDLITEENMVVTISNQGYIKRTAASTYRAQRRGGKGLKGAKTEEEDPIRHLFAASTHDYLLFFTNRGKVYWQKVYDLPQLSRESRGRAIVNLLNLAEGESIADCRAVRDFTADHYLMMATRRGLVKKTPLSQYSRPQRNGIIAIKLKEDDELVDVAITKPGDEVVLSTARGMAIRFRQSDARPMGRNTSGVKGINLTSGDELVGMVVAEPETTLLTVCRNGYGKRTPFGPNSPVVEGDAEAVAIADETPMEGVVEAVEEPREEEEGGEDLSAEEEGGEEGGSGRRYRTQRRGGKGLRDIKTTERNGPVVSVVTVSDDDEVLLMTARGKIQRVAASEISVIGRNTQGVRIMSLDEDDALAAVVRVPHEERGEEAEAAPEEESADAGPSGHEATGDAAPSPDDNA, from the coding sequence TTGTCGACGGATTCGGAAGATCCTGACTCCCCGGAACTCACTCCCGCCGAAGAAGGCGGCAACGGCCAGCCCCAAGGAAAGCTGGTCGACCTCGCGATCGAAGATGAGCTGAAAGACAGCTACCTGACGTACGCCATGAGCGTGATCGTCAGCCGGGCCTTGCCCGACGTGCGCGACGGGCTGAAGCCCTCGCAGCGCCGCATCCTGGTCGCCATGAACGACCTGAACCTCACGCCGGGGGCCGGCCGCGTCAAGTGTGCCAAGATTTCTGGCGATACCAGCGGCAACTATCACCCGCACGGCGAGAGCGTCATCTATCCCACCCTGGTCCGCATGGCCCAGGAGTGGAACATGCGGTACACGCTCATCGACAAGCAGGGCAACTTCGGCTCGATCGCCGGCCTGCCGCCCGCGGCCATGCGATATACCGAAGCCCGCATGTCGCCCTTTGCCGCGATGCTGATGGACGACATCCGGCTCGATACGGTCGATTTCGTGCCGACCTACGACGAGCGGCGACTGGAGCCGACCGTCCTGCCCTCGAAATTCCCCAACCTGCTGATCAACGGGGCCAACGGCATCGCGGTGGGCATGGCCACGTCGATCCCGCCGCACAACCTGGGCGAGATTTGCGATGCCGCGGTGCGGGTGATCGACCAGCCCGACGTCTCGATCGACGAGTTGATGGAGATCGTGCCCGGTCCCGATTTTCCCACCGGCGGCGTGGTCTGCGGGCGCAGCGGCATCCGCAAGAGCTACTTCACGGGCCGCGGCAACATCGTCGTTCGGGCACGCTGCCACATCGAAGAACTCGCCAAGGGCCGCCAGCGGATCATTGTCAGCGAGATTCCCTATCAGCAGGCCCGCGACCGGATTGAAGAGCGGATCGCCGAGCTGGTCAACGACGACAAGATCAAAGGCATCTCCGGCATCCGCAACGAGAGCGACCTGAAAGAGCCGGTGCGGCTGGTGCTTGAAATCAAGCGCGACGCCGACGCCGAGATCGTGCTCAACCAGCTTTACCAGTTCTCGCCGCTGCAAGACACGTTTTCGATCATCCTGCTGGCCTTGGTCGACGGCAAGCCGCGGACGTTGTCGTTCAAGCAGTTGCTGGAAGAGTTCGTGCGGCACCGGCTGTCGGTGATTCGCCGCCGGACGCAGTTTTTGCTCAATCGGGCACGCGACCGCAAGCACACCGTCGAAGGGCTGCTGTTGGCCCACGCCAACATCGACGAGGTGATCCGCGTCATTCGCACGTCGGCCACGCAGGCCGAGGCCAAGACGCGGCTGATGGCCATCGAGTGCCCGGCCCCACTGATGCGTCGGGCGTTGGGGGAGCGGGGCTACGCCGATTTCCAGCAAGAACGCGGCGCCCGCGAAAACTACCAGCTTACGGCCGTGCAGGCCGACGCCATCTTGCGGATGACGCTCGGCCAGTTGGTCAACCTCGAGCAGGAGAAGCTGGGGAAGGAATACGAGCAGCTTCTGGACGAGATCGCCGAATACCAGCGCATTCTGTCGGACGACAAGAACATTTTGGCGATGATCCGCGAGGATCTGCTGGAGGTCAAGCGGAAGCACGCCGACACGCGCCGCACGGAGATCAGCGGCGAAGAGATCGGCACGATTGACCTGGGCGATTTGATCACCGAAGAGAATATGGTGGTCACGATCAGCAACCAAGGCTATATCAAGCGGACGGCGGCCAGCACCTATCGTGCTCAGCGGCGCGGCGGCAAGGGCCTGAAGGGTGCCAAGACCGAGGAAGAGGATCCGATCCGGCACCTCTTTGCGGCCAGCACGCACGATTACCTGCTGTTCTTCACCAACCGCGGCAAGGTCTATTGGCAAAAGGTCTATGACCTGCCGCAGCTTTCCCGTGAAAGCCGCGGCCGCGCGATCGTGAATCTGCTGAACCTGGCCGAAGGCGAGTCGATCGCCGACTGCCGCGCGGTGCGCGATTTCACGGCCGACCATTACTTAATGATGGCCACGCGGCGCGGCCTGGTGAAGAAGACGCCGCTGTCGCAATACAGCCGGCCGCAGCGCAACGGCATCATCGCCATCAAGCTCAAGGAAGACGACGAGCTGGTCGATGTGGCCATCACGAAGCCGGGCGACGAAGTGGTGCTTTCGACCGCCCGCGGCATGGCGATCCGCTTCCGCCAGAGCGACGCCCGGCCGATGGGCCGCAACACGAGCGGCGTGAAGGGAATCAACCTGACTTCGGGCGACGAGTTGGTGGGCATGGTGGTGGCCGAGCCGGAGACGACGCTGTTGACCGTCTGCCGCAACGGCTATGGCAAAAGGACGCCGTTTGGGCCGAACAGTCCGGTGGTGGAAGGCGATGCGGAAGCGGTTGCGATCGCCGACGAAACTCCGATGGAAGGCGTCGTGGAGGCTGTCGAAGAGCCGCGCGAGGAAGAGGAAGGCGGCGAAGATCTGAGTGCCGAAGAAGAGGGTGGCGAGGAAGGCGGTTCGGGGCGCCGCTACCGCACGCAGCGTCGCGGCGGCAAGGGCCTGCGCGACATCAAGACCACCGAGCGCAATGGGCCGGTGGTCAGCGTCGTGACGGTGAGCGACGACGACGAGGTGTTGCTGATGACGGCCCGCGGCAAGATTCAGCGCGTGGCAGCCAGCGAGATCAGCGTGATCGGCCGGAACACGCAGGGCGTGCGGATCATGTCGCTCGACGAAGACGATGCCTTGGCGGCGGTGGTGCGCGTGCCGCATGAAGAACGGGGTGAGGAGGCTGAGGCCGCGCCGGAGGAAGAGTCGGCCGATGCTGGGCCGTCCGGTCATGAGGCAACTGGCGACGCGGCGCCATCTCCCGATGACAACGCATGA